AAGGTTTTGATGAAGCAAGAGTTATGAAAGATTATTTAATCAAACAAGGAATTGATTCTAATCATATCACTCCGGACAACCAAGGCTACACAACAGAAAAATCAGCAAAAAACTTAAAGGTTATTTTAGATTCAAATTTTAAAGAATCAATTCTTATTATTTCACAGTACTATCATCTAAATAGAGCAGCCTTCTTAGTTAGGAAAGCCGGTTTTCTCAATGTAAAAACATCCTTTGCTCGATATTTGGAATTTCGAGATTTCTATTCCATTTTCAGAGAAACTGTAGCTTTACCTTATGTAATGATTTTTAATTGATAAGAAAGAATCTTTATGATCGAACAAATCAAAGAAAGGCATTTGATCCGTTTTCAGGAACCTAATTTTTATGCAAAACTAATATCAAGAAATTGTTACAGTGGCAAAATTGTAGACCAAGAAGTTGTCACTCGAAATTTACCAGAAGGAAAAGCAACGATCGAAGTTTTAGCAATTTATGAAATTGAAAATGAGAAAATAAGCAAAGTATGGTTTTTAATGGGAGAACCAAAGTTTTAAATTTCCATTAAAAGTATTCTATCAAAATTCTATAGGAGTATATAGCGACATTTCAAATCCGCGAATCTCGATCGTAAAGTTGTTTTGAGTATAAAACGGACCACCAAAACCTAAGCGCCAAGTC
Above is a window of Leptospira wolbachii serovar Codice str. CDC DNA encoding:
- a CDS encoding YdcF family protein translates to MHSNVALVLGNKVELNGLPSDRLKARLDRTVYLYQSNLIQKIIVSGGMGKEGFDEARVMKDYLIKQGIDSNHITPDNQGYTTEKSAKNLKVILDSNFKESILIISQYYHLNRAAFLVRKAGFLNVKTSFARYLEFRDFYSIFRETVALPYVMIFN